TGAGAAGCACTGACTGGTGTAAACAATATACAATCAACACACTATTAGTCACACTTCATATGCAGTAGTATGATATGCTGACACAATCTTATTAAACACACAATACTTTACCAATTGAACCAGAATGTCCTTTCAATTGTGTTATTAGTTGACTCTCattcttatttatcttcaaCACAGTAATTTCACCATTTGATAAACCAGCAAACACATAATGTGATTGGTGATCATACCTGTGTGATTATACATTATTAACATTAGAAGTGTGTTACAGTTATCTATATGGAAATTATTTCAAAGCTGTCCCTTGGCTCGCAGTCAAGTTTCTAAAGTTATTACAGTGTGTGAATAAGCAGACATTACACTTGACTTTATACATCAACACAATTTATGGCAAAGCTTAATTACCATAGCACTTAAATTGCAGCacatatttaacaaacataaCACTAAAGTTCCGTAAAAACTGGCTGCAAACATAAACAGACTACACTTGACACTTCATAAATCAACACAAAATATGACAAGTTTTGAGGCACTCTATCTTTTAACTTTAGGGTTGAATTAGCAGATCTCTATTCAAAAATTGCAATTTGTATTTACACTCGTTTtcgtaatttttttctaaattgcaACACAAACTTCGGACTGTATAAAGCTTATTTGTTTACACACCATCGGTGTTTTGATACATTATAGAAACAGTAGTACACATAACAACTTACTGTAAACACATAGGTTGGGATGGTGTTTGGTAACCTCCAAACCGTTGCCCATTCTTGGTCCAATGCCACGTAATGTATTTATCTTTCCCACAAACAACCAAGACCTCGTTCTGGTGCGTGAAGATGCAGCCGGTGACTTGTTTCTGGTGGGCTGTGATTGGAATGTAAGTTTGCAACTTATGTTGTAACTGCTATGTTAGGGTTTTTGTATGGTGTACTGCACAAAACTTATGTTATTGTTTGCCAGTTAGCATTAGGTGTGTAATtagtatgaatacaccatgtgtgtctggtgtataaggagacactcttgttatatatgtatatatggttCGCTTCTTACCAAGGTATTTTCTCTGATGTGTGATTTGGTTGTAATCTTCTGAAACTTTAAATTCCTGCAgaacaaaaatgaaacttattaagTTATAATCTGCCACAAACAATGGAGTTACATGCCACATTCAATAATAAAGTAGCAACTACTCACATCAACATTTCCATTATCTTGTCCCACGAACATCAACCTTGGTTCTTCTGAGTAAAACATGGTAGTGCAAGGTGCTGTGGGTGGGATGATATTTATCTGGTAAGTCTTACAACTAGTGTTGGTTGAATTTGaacatatatattagttatataatatatataaaattaatacagAAATAAGTTTGTATATCATGCTTGTGTTGTTACCAGACATCATGTAATGCTTGATAATGTAATGTTTACCCAGGTAGAACAATCAGAACTTACATTCAATAAAATGACAAACGCTCGGCCAGTATTGTCCGGTTTCCCTTTTTAACCAGATACGAATTGacctgaaaataaatacaagGTTTTAAAGAATACAATCactattattaagtgtctataaactgcctcagtggggtctagatggtaacaccctgggtgttacagtaatagacctacatcccaggtttccggtgtgcctcactgaagacctcacccttatataatagaatctctattattgagtgtctataaactgcctcagtggggtctagatggtagcaccctgggtgttggggtaatagacctacatcatACCCTAAGTTATGAAACATGAAATGACCTACTTATCAATGCTGACAGTTATAATTCCTTCCTCGTTTGGCGTGAACACGGCCATCGTAACAACATCCTGCGTGTCGTCTTCGATACGACTCAGCAATATTGGTTGCCTCTGTTGGGGCTTAGTCATGATTTCGGCCGCCATGACTCGTGAAAAGTGTTCGATCacaaattagaaaatataactCACATGTAACGAATGAAACTTATTCGTTCTCTGCAACAAAATGGAGAAAATGCATGCGATTAATTCAGAAATAGATATTTATCAATAATTAGGCAGTTCACCCGGCAATAATTTAGGATTGGCacaaatagaaacaaaatatcacGATCGCGTTGTGTACAAGTCTTTATCTTCTGGCGAACTCTGCCCTAAATCCACAGATGTAGGTTTCCAATCTTTTGCTACAGTTTCAGGAATAAATTGAACAACTGTGGATAAGTCAACAGATTTTGTTTCCGATTTTTTCTCAGTTTCTTTGTCAGTATTTATTTCACTCTTTTTCTCTGATTCCAGTTTTTCTTCACTCTCAGTATTCCTACTGGCTTGTTTTTCTTCACTTTTCTCTACAGTTTGTTCATtctcaacttttaaaactccTTTTTCAGATGATTGGTACGTCACCTCTTCTTCACCTTTAACTCGTGGTGTTGATAGTTTGGTTTGTGTGAATGAATACAGCTTGTTCATGTTCCTCCACAGCACATTTACCCCATGGTAAGACACagttgaaactttttttgcgACTTCATAACTTTGAGAAGGAAAGCAAACAGCAGTTGCTGTTGTAACGGACAATACAGGAAGTGATTTTCTATACAGTTTACTTGTAGATTTAGTTTGCACGGCAGCAAACCCACTAAACAATAAAGCAGACCCTATCACGCTTAACTTAATCGTACCTTCTGTACTTTTAGCATAACTTTGAAACTTGTCCACATTATTCACAATCTTTCCATATTTTTCTCTCACATCCGAGACAAGGTACATGACAGTTACTCCAGGACTGAATGGAAGCTTTGGTTGGTTCTTGAACCCGGTACCCT
This genomic interval from Ciona intestinalis unplaced genomic scaffold, KH HT001198.1, whole genome shotgun sequence contains the following:
- the zf(fyve)-1 gene encoding zinc finger protein, with product MAAEIMTKPQQRQPILLSRIEDDTQDVVTMAVFTPNEEGIITVSIDKSIRIWLKRETGQYWPSVCHFIESPCTTMFYSEEPRLMFVGQDNGNVDEFKVSEDYNQITHQRKYLAHQKQVTGCIFTHQNEVLVVCGKDKYITWHWTKNGQRFGGYQTPSQPMCLQYDHQSHYVFAGLSNGEITVLKINKNESQLITQLKGHSGSIACLCWDPTHQILYSGSSDKSIIMWDIGSNKGTAIELQGHTSKVTSLLYASHTQQLLSTGLDGMLVVWNMEIKRNETPVWQEGNQCIKCKQPFFWNFKQMWSDKTVGLRQHHCRKCGIAVCASCSSKRTTIPLYGFEFEVRVCEECYESVTEEQKAPTATFHDLKQSVIMLYPDWSKCRFVTSGNDRTIKLWDLKNIVTK